One Micromonospora craniellae genomic region harbors:
- the hutI gene encoding imidazolonepropionase has translation MPSEPRAAGSLLVDNIGELVTNEAGEAGPLGIRRRAALLIEEGEVVWVGPAADAPAADRRIDADGAAVLPGFVDSHAHLVFAGDRAAEFAARMAGQPYTGGGIRTTVGTTRSATDGQLRATVRRLHDEASRQGTTTIEIKSGYGLTVADEARSLRIAAEVTEETTFLGAHVVPTEYADRPDEYVGLVCGPMLAAAAPYARWIDVFCERGAFDADHARAILTCGQASGLGVRVHANQLGPGPGVRLGVELGAASVDHCTHLDDADVDALAATDGGTVATLLPGAEFSTRSPYPDARRLLDAGVTVALATDCNPGSSYTSSMPFCVALAVREMRMTSAEAVWAATAGGARALRRTDVGVLRPGARADLIILDAPSHLHLAYRPGVPLIRRVLRNGVPR, from the coding sequence GTGCCCAGTGAGCCCCGAGCAGCGGGCAGCCTGCTGGTGGACAACATCGGGGAGCTGGTCACCAACGAGGCGGGCGAGGCCGGGCCGTTGGGCATCCGTCGGCGGGCCGCGCTGCTGATCGAGGAGGGCGAGGTGGTCTGGGTCGGTCCGGCCGCCGACGCGCCGGCCGCGGACCGGCGGATCGACGCCGACGGCGCTGCGGTGCTGCCCGGGTTCGTGGACAGTCACGCGCACCTGGTCTTCGCCGGGGACCGGGCAGCGGAGTTCGCGGCCCGGATGGCCGGACAGCCGTACACCGGAGGGGGGATCCGGACCACGGTCGGCACCACCCGCTCGGCCACCGACGGGCAACTCCGCGCCACCGTGCGCCGACTGCACGACGAGGCGTCGCGGCAGGGCACCACCACGATCGAGATCAAGAGTGGGTACGGCCTCACCGTCGCCGACGAGGCCCGCTCGCTGCGGATCGCCGCCGAGGTGACCGAGGAGACCACGTTCCTCGGCGCGCACGTGGTGCCGACCGAGTACGCCGACCGGCCCGACGAGTACGTGGGGCTGGTCTGCGGGCCGATGCTGGCCGCCGCCGCGCCGTACGCCCGCTGGATCGACGTGTTCTGTGAGCGGGGCGCGTTCGACGCCGATCACGCACGGGCGATCCTGACCTGCGGGCAGGCGTCCGGTCTGGGGGTGCGGGTGCACGCCAACCAGCTCGGCCCCGGCCCGGGGGTACGCCTGGGGGTGGAGCTCGGCGCGGCCAGTGTGGACCACTGCACGCACCTGGACGACGCCGACGTCGACGCGCTGGCCGCCACGGACGGCGGTACCGTCGCCACCCTGCTGCCCGGCGCCGAGTTCTCCACCCGGTCGCCGTATCCCGACGCGCGTCGGCTGCTCGACGCCGGTGTCACCGTCGCCCTGGCCACCGACTGCAACCCCGGTTCGTCGTACACGTCGTCGATGCCGTTCTGCGTCGCGCTGGCCGTACGCGAGATGCGGATGACCTCGGCGGAGGCGGTATGGGCGGCCACCGCGGGCGGCGCGCGGGCGTTGCGCCGTACCGACGTCGGGGTGCTGCGGCCCGGTGCCCGGGCCGACCTGATCATCCTCGACGCCCCGTCCCACCTGCACCTGGCCTACCGGCCGGGGGTTCCCCTGATCCGCCGGGTCCTGCGCAACGGAGTGCCACGATGA
- a CDS encoding allantoate amidohydrolase, with the protein MTELPDRFRELWDEIAPVGRDADSGGYLRYALTAPELRLRAWFREQADARGMPVAQDGNGNLFAWWGDPDAGGAVLTGSHFDSVPHGGAYDGPLGIVSAWLAVDELRAAGVTPTRPLVVAAFVEEEGARFGVPCLGSRLLTGQITPERAGALRDASGVSFAEALGDRPAGADPALLGRLAAFVELHVEQGRALVDRDAPVAVANAIWPHGRWRFDVTGEGNHAGTTRMTDRRDPMLTYAFTVLAANKEARLRDAHATVGRVTVEPNATNAIPSRVTGWLDARAAEPETLAGLVEAVRAKATERARRDGTEVRVTEESATPLVAFDGGLADRLAGLLAAPVLPTGAGHDAGVLAAHVPTAMLFVRNPTGVSHSPAESATDADCAAGVAALARVLTELTQAARLDGGWA; encoded by the coding sequence ATGACGGAGTTGCCCGACAGGTTCCGGGAACTTTGGGACGAGATCGCGCCGGTCGGGCGGGACGCGGACAGCGGCGGCTACCTGCGGTACGCGCTCACCGCGCCGGAGCTGCGGCTACGGGCGTGGTTCCGGGAGCAGGCCGACGCCCGGGGCATGCCGGTGGCCCAGGACGGCAACGGCAACCTGTTCGCCTGGTGGGGTGACCCGGACGCGGGTGGCGCGGTGCTGACCGGCAGCCACTTCGACTCGGTGCCGCACGGCGGCGCGTACGACGGGCCGCTGGGCATCGTCAGCGCCTGGCTCGCCGTCGACGAGCTGCGGGCGGCCGGTGTCACCCCGACCCGTCCCCTGGTCGTCGCCGCCTTCGTCGAGGAGGAGGGCGCCCGTTTCGGCGTACCGTGCCTGGGCTCGCGGCTGCTCACCGGTCAGATCACGCCGGAGCGGGCGGGCGCGTTGCGGGACGCGTCCGGGGTGAGTTTCGCCGAGGCGCTGGGCGACCGGCCGGCGGGCGCCGATCCGGCGTTGCTGGGCCGGCTCGCGGCCTTCGTGGAGCTGCACGTCGAGCAGGGCCGCGCGCTCGTCGACCGGGACGCGCCGGTCGCGGTGGCCAACGCCATCTGGCCGCACGGCCGCTGGCGTTTCGATGTCACCGGCGAGGGCAACCACGCCGGTACGACCCGGATGACGGACCGCCGCGACCCCATGTTGACGTACGCGTTCACGGTGCTCGCGGCGAACAAGGAGGCCCGGCTGCGCGACGCGCACGCCACCGTGGGTCGGGTGACCGTGGAGCCGAACGCCACCAACGCGATCCCGTCCCGGGTGACCGGGTGGCTGGACGCCCGGGCCGCCGAACCGGAGACGCTGGCCGGGCTGGTCGAGGCGGTACGCGCCAAGGCCACCGAACGGGCCCGGCGGGACGGTACCGAGGTGAGGGTGACCGAGGAGTCGGCGACGCCGCTGGTGGCCTTCGACGGCGGGCTGGCCGACCGGCTGGCCGGGCTGCTGGCCGCGCCGGTGCTGCCGACCGGGGCCGGACACGACGCGGGGGTGCTGGCGGCACACGTACCGACCGCGATGCTCTTCGTCCGCAACCCGACCGGGGTGTCGCACTCCCCCGCCGAGTCGGCCACCGACGCCGACTGTGCCGCCGGAGTGGCCGCCCTGGCCCGGGTACTGACGGAGCTGACGCAGGCGGCTCGGCTTGACGGGGGGTGGGCCTGA
- a CDS encoding S1 family peptidase, giving the protein MQPDGPYRYTHLLGGSPVGKAWAAIDGQGRFVTVVVLDAAVAATPGWREAFAGIVNNLAQAPGGLPFTYADFSAAAPWVAYSADVGPAAEKLFPALGVDYQPVPTPTPPPVSSPPVPVSGAPHPISGPPQPISGAPQPVSGTSTQPGPIPTQPVYADPVSGAPTSPGLGAALDDPPQHDPFTAPARRIQPSAPPKRQTGLWVAVAALLLAAVAGGGAGVWAISASGSDPATPAPAPTATPPAPGLKPWAESTPRSAEERTLATAVPSMVFLEAVLTGFIRNRQDNALLHPEPFTFSRRCTGFVVNNDGHVLTNGQCVQPTPDILLEHALGSLADTLVADGELKAAEVRGFVRARQASSVFTGLEPGTQPAATLHGQLNVAKGDLKDGPAIPGTVVRALSLDEGNLALVKLDQANLPAVELNTSAAITAGTALHALGYGTTDTDYRSAAYQVLAKPVQVTELDVESFTYRINEDIGSSSRGGIVIDGQGRVVGMLDNDLLQPDRPNRLVVPVSRMTGLLAAAGVEHTLGEPDRLYRSALDAYFGDDEAKAATRFAEAAEAAPTNALAQAYREASVAAGGEVQSRPGWAVPLLVAAGVALVGGLVVLVLLRRRPNVR; this is encoded by the coding sequence ATGCAGCCGGACGGCCCCTACCGGTACACCCACCTGCTGGGCGGGTCGCCGGTCGGTAAGGCATGGGCGGCCATCGACGGGCAGGGCCGTTTCGTGACGGTGGTGGTGTTGGACGCCGCAGTCGCCGCCACCCCGGGCTGGCGCGAGGCGTTCGCCGGGATCGTCAACAACCTGGCGCAGGCCCCGGGCGGGTTGCCTTTCACGTACGCCGACTTCTCCGCCGCCGCCCCCTGGGTGGCCTACTCCGCCGACGTCGGGCCGGCCGCGGAGAAGCTCTTCCCGGCCCTCGGGGTCGACTACCAGCCCGTACCCACGCCTACCCCGCCGCCGGTGTCGAGTCCGCCCGTGCCGGTGTCCGGTGCCCCGCACCCGATCTCTGGCCCGCCGCAACCGATCTCCGGTGCGCCGCAACCGGTCTCCGGCACGTCGACGCAGCCCGGTCCAATCCCCACGCAGCCGGTCTACGCCGATCCTGTCTCGGGCGCACCGACCTCGCCGGGCCTCGGTGCGGCCCTCGACGATCCGCCGCAGCACGACCCGTTCACCGCCCCGGCGCGCCGAATTCAGCCCTCGGCACCGCCCAAGCGGCAGACCGGCCTCTGGGTCGCGGTCGCCGCGCTGCTCCTGGCCGCGGTCGCCGGTGGCGGCGCAGGCGTCTGGGCCATCTCGGCGAGCGGGTCCGACCCCGCGACGCCAGCCCCCGCCCCGACCGCCACTCCGCCCGCACCGGGACTCAAGCCATGGGCGGAGAGCACGCCGCGCAGCGCGGAGGAGCGCACCCTAGCCACTGCGGTACCCTCGATGGTCTTCCTGGAGGCCGTCCTCACCGGCTTCATCCGCAACCGGCAGGACAACGCGCTGCTGCACCCGGAGCCGTTCACCTTCAGCCGCCGCTGCACGGGGTTCGTGGTCAACAACGACGGTCACGTGCTCACCAACGGGCAGTGCGTGCAGCCCACCCCGGACATCCTGCTCGAACACGCGCTCGGTTCGTTGGCCGACACCCTGGTGGCGGACGGCGAACTGAAGGCCGCCGAGGTCCGCGGTTTCGTCCGGGCCAGGCAGGCGAGCAGCGTCTTCACCGGACTCGAGCCCGGTACACAGCCGGCGGCTACCCTGCACGGACAGCTGAACGTGGCGAAGGGTGACCTCAAGGACGGCCCGGCGATCCCCGGTACCGTCGTCCGTGCGCTCAGCCTTGACGAGGGCAACCTGGCACTGGTCAAGCTCGACCAGGCGAACCTGCCCGCCGTGGAGCTGAACACGTCGGCCGCGATCACCGCCGGGACGGCGTTGCACGCGCTCGGCTACGGCACCACCGACACCGACTACCGATCCGCCGCCTACCAGGTCCTGGCCAAGCCGGTGCAGGTGACCGAATTGGACGTCGAGTCGTTCACCTACCGCATCAACGAGGACATCGGCTCCTCGTCCCGAGGCGGCATCGTGATCGACGGGCAGGGGCGGGTGGTCGGGATGCTCGACAACGACCTGTTGCAGCCCGACCGGCCGAACCGTCTCGTTGTCCCGGTCTCCCGGATGACCGGGCTCCTCGCCGCCGCCGGTGTCGAGCACACCCTCGGCGAGCCGGACCGGCTCTACCGCAGCGCCCTGGACGCGTACTTCGGTGACGACGAGGCCAAGGCCGCCACCCGGTTCGCCGAGGCGGCGGAGGCGGCGCCGACGAACGCGTTGGCGCAGGCGTACCGGGAGGCATCCGTCGCGGCCGGTGGCGAGGTGCAGTCCCGGCCCGGCTGGGCGGTACCGCTGCTCGTCGCGGCCGGAGTCGCCCTGGTGGGTGGGCTCGTCGTGCTGGTCCTGCTGCGGCGGCGACCTAACGTACGGTAG
- the hutU gene encoding urocanate hydratase yields the protein MTRSTSTTPGHIRAARGTERTARGWQQEAALRMLMNNLDPEVAERPDDLVVYGGTGKAARDWPSYHALVRTLTDLRDDETMLVQSGRPVGVLRTHEWAPRVLLANSNLVGDWATWPEFRRLEQLGLTMYGQMTAGSWIYIGTQGILQGTYETFAAVAEKLAGARGDGQQRSGGTLAGTVTLTGGCGGMGGAQALAVTMNGGACLIVDVDRTRLERRVHDRYLDEIADDLDDAVERVLAAKRDRRALSVGVVGNAATVFPELLRRGVPIDVVTDQTSAHDPLSYLPEGVEPADAREYAATAPAEFTDRARASMAKHVEAMVGFLDAGAEVFDYGNSIRGEAQLGGYQRAFDFPGFVPAYIRPLFCAGKGPFRWAALSGDPADIAATDRAVLELFPENESLARWIRLAGERVAFQGLPARICWLGYGERDVAGVRFNEMVASGELSAPVVIGRDHLDCGSVASPYRETEAMADGSDAIADWPLLNALVNTASGASWVSIHHGGGVGIGRSLHAGQVCVADGTAPAGQKIERVLTNDPAMGVIRHVDAGYDSAREVAARTGVHVPMAE from the coding sequence ATGACGCGATCCACGTCGACCACGCCCGGACACATCCGGGCCGCGCGCGGCACCGAGCGCACCGCCCGTGGCTGGCAGCAGGAGGCCGCGCTGCGGATGCTGATGAACAACCTCGACCCGGAGGTCGCCGAACGCCCCGACGACCTGGTCGTCTACGGCGGCACCGGGAAGGCCGCGCGGGACTGGCCGTCGTACCACGCCCTGGTGCGGACGCTCACCGACCTGCGTGACGACGAGACGATGCTGGTGCAGTCGGGTCGGCCGGTCGGTGTGCTGCGGACCCACGAGTGGGCGCCCCGGGTGCTGCTGGCCAACTCCAACCTGGTCGGTGACTGGGCGACCTGGCCGGAGTTCCGCCGCCTGGAGCAGCTCGGCCTGACCATGTACGGCCAGATGACCGCCGGTTCGTGGATCTACATCGGCACCCAGGGCATCCTCCAGGGCACCTACGAGACCTTCGCGGCCGTCGCCGAGAAGCTCGCCGGCGCCCGTGGTGACGGGCAACAGCGCAGCGGCGGCACCCTGGCCGGCACGGTGACGCTCACCGGCGGGTGCGGCGGGATGGGCGGCGCCCAGGCGCTGGCGGTCACCATGAACGGCGGCGCCTGCCTGATCGTGGACGTGGACCGCACCCGGCTGGAACGCCGGGTGCACGACCGCTACCTGGACGAGATCGCCGACGACCTGGACGACGCGGTCGAGCGGGTCCTCGCGGCGAAGCGGGATCGTCGCGCGCTCAGCGTGGGCGTGGTCGGCAACGCCGCCACGGTCTTCCCCGAACTGCTACGCCGGGGCGTGCCCATCGACGTGGTCACCGACCAGACCAGCGCCCACGACCCGCTGTCGTACCTGCCGGAGGGGGTGGAGCCGGCCGACGCCCGGGAGTACGCGGCGACGGCGCCGGCCGAGTTCACCGACCGGGCCCGGGCGTCGATGGCGAAGCACGTCGAGGCGATGGTGGGCTTCCTGGACGCCGGCGCGGAGGTCTTCGACTACGGCAACTCGATCCGGGGCGAGGCGCAGCTCGGCGGGTACCAGCGCGCCTTCGACTTCCCCGGCTTCGTGCCGGCGTACATCCGGCCGTTGTTCTGTGCGGGCAAGGGACCGTTCCGGTGGGCGGCGCTCTCCGGCGACCCGGCCGACATCGCGGCCACCGACCGGGCGGTCCTGGAGCTGTTCCCGGAGAACGAGTCGCTGGCCCGGTGGATCCGGTTGGCCGGCGAGCGGGTCGCCTTCCAGGGCCTGCCGGCGCGGATCTGCTGGCTCGGCTACGGCGAGCGGGACGTCGCGGGCGTACGGTTCAACGAGATGGTCGCCTCCGGTGAGCTGAGTGCCCCGGTGGTGATCGGGCGCGACCACCTGGACTGCGGCAGCGTGGCGAGCCCGTACCGGGAGACCGAGGCGATGGCCGACGGCTCCGACGCGATCGCCGACTGGCCGCTGCTGAACGCGCTTGTCAACACCGCCAGCGGGGCGTCCTGGGTGTCGATCCACCACGGCGGCGGAGTGGGCATCGGCCGGTCCCTGCACGCCGGTCAGGTCTGTGTGGCCGACGGCACCGCGCCGGCCGGGCAGAAGATCGAGCGGGTGCTCACCAACGATCCGGCGATGGGGGTGATCCGGCACGTCGACGCCGGCTACGACTCGGCCCGCGAGGTCGCCGCCCGCACCGGCGTCCACGTCCCGATGGCGGAGTAG
- a CDS encoding MurR/RpiR family transcriptional regulator, with protein MNDGVTVAPTERVLGLFDGVRLTPTQRRIAHCLVQHAPSVGYLSAAEVAELAGVSQPSVTRFAVALGHDGYPALRRRLRELTAAAPGPATAGNELQQAVRAEMGNLDRLAAQLADRDRIAETGRLLAASRPLPVLGLRAAAPLAAYFAYFAAKVHPDVRVLDDGGSLLTDRVEQAAEAGAGALLAFVLPRYPRETLDALREARSAGLTVVAITDSPVSPATEHADVVLAAAVGAQLVFDLHTAPMTLAMVLLQAICDAAPADTQRRLEAFETSAARRQLFLG; from the coding sequence GTGAATGACGGAGTCACCGTGGCGCCGACCGAGCGGGTCCTCGGCCTGTTCGACGGGGTCCGGCTGACTCCGACGCAACGACGCATCGCGCACTGCCTGGTGCAGCACGCGCCCTCCGTCGGCTACCTCTCCGCCGCCGAGGTCGCCGAGCTGGCCGGGGTCAGCCAGCCGTCGGTCACCCGGTTCGCGGTGGCGCTGGGCCACGACGGCTATCCGGCGCTGCGTCGCCGGTTGCGCGAGCTGACCGCCGCCGCGCCCGGTCCGGCCACCGCCGGCAACGAACTCCAACAGGCCGTACGCGCCGAGATGGGCAACCTCGACCGGCTGGCCGCGCAGCTCGCCGACCGGGACCGGATCGCCGAGACCGGGCGGCTGCTGGCCGCCAGCCGGCCACTGCCCGTGCTCGGGCTGCGCGCCGCCGCGCCGCTGGCCGCGTACTTCGCGTACTTCGCCGCCAAGGTGCACCCGGACGTGCGGGTGCTCGACGACGGGGGCAGCCTGCTCACCGACCGGGTGGAGCAGGCGGCCGAGGCCGGGGCCGGCGCGCTGCTGGCGTTCGTGCTGCCTCGTTATCCCCGGGAGACGCTGGACGCGCTGCGCGAGGCCCGGTCCGCCGGGCTGACCGTGGTCGCGATCACCGACTCGCCGGTCAGCCCGGCGACCGAGCACGCCGACGTGGTGCTGGCCGCGGCGGTCGGCGCACAGCTCGTGTTCGACCTGCACACCGCTCCGATGACCCTGGCCATGGTGCTGCTCCAGGCGATCTGTGACGCCGCCCCGGCCGATACCCAGCGGCGGCTGGAGGCGTTCGAGACCTCGGCCGCCCGTCGTCAGTTGTTCCTCGGTTAG
- the hutH gene encoding histidine ammonia-lyase yields MTVTIEPTGVAPADVLAVARGAAKVVLAPTTVAAMTASRSIVDGIEAAGRPVYGVSTGFGALANTFVAPERRAELQHALIRSHAAGVGAAMPREVVRAMMLLRVRSLALGHSGVRPLVAEALVDLLNHDVTPWVPEHGSLGASGDLAPLAHCALVLLGEGWVLGPAGERRPAADALREAGLAPVELAAKEGLALINGTDGMLGMLLLAVHDAAHLFTMADVTAALAIEAMLGSERPFRPELHAIRPHPGQGVSAANIHRLLQDSAVMDSHRDDLAHAVQDAYSMRCAPQVAGAARDTLDFVRTVAGRELVSVVDNPVVLPDGRVESTGNFHGAPLGFAADYLAIAAAEVGAIAERRVDRLLDVTRSRDLPAFLSPDAGVNSGLMIAQYTAAGIVAENRRLAAPASVDSLPTSGMQEDHVSMGWAATKKLRTVLENLTSLLAVELLAAVRGLQLRAPLTPSPAGRAAIAALGSVAGRPGPDVFLAPLMEAARAVVSSPELRTTIEAEIGPLP; encoded by the coding sequence ATGACCGTCACCATCGAACCCACCGGGGTCGCCCCCGCCGACGTGCTCGCCGTGGCGCGCGGTGCCGCCAAGGTCGTCCTCGCCCCGACCACGGTGGCCGCGATGACCGCCAGTCGATCCATCGTGGACGGCATTGAGGCCGCCGGCCGTCCGGTGTACGGCGTCTCCACCGGCTTCGGCGCGCTCGCCAACACGTTCGTCGCTCCCGAGCGGCGTGCCGAACTCCAGCACGCGCTGATCCGCTCGCACGCGGCAGGGGTGGGCGCGGCGATGCCCCGCGAGGTGGTGCGGGCGATGATGCTGCTGCGGGTCCGGTCGCTGGCGCTGGGCCACTCCGGGGTACGGCCGCTGGTCGCCGAGGCCCTGGTCGACCTGCTCAACCACGACGTGACGCCGTGGGTGCCGGAGCACGGCTCGCTGGGCGCGTCCGGCGACCTGGCGCCGTTGGCGCACTGCGCGCTGGTGCTGCTCGGCGAGGGCTGGGTGCTCGGCCCGGCCGGTGAGCGGCGGCCCGCCGCCGACGCGCTGCGCGAGGCCGGTCTCGCTCCGGTGGAGCTGGCCGCCAAGGAGGGCCTGGCGCTGATCAACGGCACCGACGGCATGCTCGGCATGCTGCTGCTGGCCGTCCACGACGCCGCGCACCTGTTCACCATGGCCGACGTGACCGCCGCCCTGGCGATCGAGGCGATGCTCGGCTCGGAGCGGCCGTTCCGGCCCGAGCTGCACGCCATCCGCCCGCATCCCGGGCAGGGGGTCTCGGCAGCGAACATCCACCGGCTGTTGCAGGACTCGGCGGTGATGGACTCGCACCGCGACGACCTGGCCCACGCGGTGCAGGACGCCTACTCGATGCGCTGCGCGCCACAGGTCGCCGGGGCGGCCCGGGACACCCTGGACTTCGTCCGTACGGTCGCCGGCCGGGAACTGGTGTCCGTGGTGGACAACCCGGTGGTGCTGCCGGACGGGCGGGTCGAGTCGACCGGGAACTTCCACGGCGCGCCGCTGGGCTTCGCGGCGGACTACCTGGCCATCGCCGCCGCCGAGGTGGGCGCGATCGCCGAACGTCGGGTGGACCGGCTGCTCGACGTGACCCGCTCCCGGGACCTGCCCGCCTTCCTCTCCCCCGACGCGGGGGTCAACTCCGGGCTGATGATCGCCCAGTACACCGCAGCCGGGATCGTGGCGGAGAACCGGCGGCTGGCCGCACCCGCCTCAGTGGACTCGCTGCCCACCAGCGGCATGCAGGAGGACCACGTCTCGATGGGCTGGGCGGCCACCAAGAAGCTGCGTACCGTCCTGGAGAACCTGACCAGCCTGCTCGCGGTGGAGCTGCTCGCCGCCGTACGCGGACTCCAGCTCCGGGCCCCGCTGACGCCGTCCCCGGCCGGACGGGCGGCGATCGCCGCCCTCGGCTCCGTCGCCGGACGGCCCGGCCCGGACGTCTTCCTCGCACCCCTGATGGAGGCGGCCCGGGCCGTGGTGTCCAGCCCCGAGCTGCGCACCACCATCGAGGCCGAGATCGGTCCCCTGCCCTGA
- a CDS encoding formimidoylglutamate deiminase, giving the protein MTATRWLAEYAWLPAHAEPTPDVLIEAVNGRITAVTPLTPGGDPNAGVDVLADAVRLPGLTLPGLANAHSHAFHRALRGRTHGGRGDFWSWRDQMYAVTGHLDPDTYLALARAVYAEMALAGITCVGEFHYLHHGPGGTPYADPNAMGTALVEAAAQAGIRLTLLDTCYLTAGVDGAPLLGPQQRFGDGDARRWAERAGAFTPDRERARVGAAVHSVRAVPADQLATVAGWARQRDAPLHVHLSEQSAENDACRAVHGLTPAGLLAEHGVLGPATTAVHATHPTSADVALLGESRTGVCLCPTTERDLADGIGPARRMADAGIPLSLGSDSHAVIDPFEEARAMELDERLRTRRRGHFAPAELLTAASEAGHAALGWTDAGRLAVGDRADLVTVRLDSVRTAGVAPAGVWFAASAADVAQVVVDGRVLVRDGRHVRVDVPRELATAVAEVSGGEGHRAQ; this is encoded by the coding sequence ATGACCGCGACGCGATGGCTGGCCGAGTACGCGTGGCTGCCCGCACACGCCGAGCCGACCCCGGACGTGCTGATCGAGGCCGTCAACGGCCGGATCACCGCCGTGACGCCACTGACTCCCGGCGGCGACCCGAACGCGGGCGTGGACGTGCTGGCCGACGCGGTGCGGTTGCCCGGGTTGACGCTGCCCGGTCTGGCCAACGCCCACTCGCACGCGTTCCACCGGGCGCTGCGCGGCCGTACCCACGGCGGACGCGGCGACTTCTGGAGCTGGCGCGACCAGATGTACGCGGTGACCGGCCACCTGGACCCGGACACGTACCTGGCGCTGGCCCGCGCGGTCTACGCCGAGATGGCACTGGCCGGGATCACCTGTGTGGGCGAGTTCCACTACCTGCACCACGGTCCGGGCGGCACCCCGTACGCCGACCCGAACGCGATGGGCACGGCGCTGGTCGAGGCGGCGGCACAGGCCGGGATCCGGCTGACCCTGCTGGACACCTGCTACCTGACGGCCGGTGTGGACGGTGCGCCGTTGCTCGGGCCACAGCAGCGTTTCGGCGACGGTGACGCGCGGCGGTGGGCGGAACGGGCCGGCGCGTTCACCCCCGACCGGGAACGTGCCCGCGTCGGGGCGGCCGTGCACTCGGTCCGTGCCGTTCCGGCCGATCAGCTCGCCACCGTGGCCGGCTGGGCGCGGCAGCGGGACGCACCGTTGCATGTGCACCTGTCGGAGCAGTCTGCCGAGAACGACGCCTGCCGGGCCGTGCACGGGTTGACTCCGGCCGGTCTGCTGGCCGAGCACGGCGTGCTGGGACCGGCCACCACGGCGGTGCACGCCACTCATCCGACCAGCGCGGACGTGGCCCTGCTCGGGGAGAGCCGGACCGGTGTCTGTCTCTGCCCGACGACCGAACGCGACCTCGCCGACGGAATCGGACCGGCCCGCCGGATGGCCGACGCCGGGATCCCGCTGAGCCTGGGCAGTGACAGTCACGCCGTGATCGACCCGTTCGAGGAGGCCCGCGCGATGGAACTGGACGAGCGGCTGCGTACCCGTCGACGCGGCCACTTCGCCCCGGCCGAGCTGCTCACCGCCGCCTCCGAGGCCGGGCACGCCGCGCTGGGCTGGACCGACGCCGGCCGGCTCGCCGTGGGTGACCGCGCCGACCTGGTCACGGTACGGCTGGACAGCGTACGCACGGCCGGGGTGGCCCCGGCGGGCGTGTGGTTCGCGGCGAGCGCCGCCGACGTGGCCCAGGTGGTGGTCGACGGTCGGGTGCTGGTCCGCGACGGCCGGCACGTCCGCGTCGACGTTCCGCGCGAGCTGGCCACGGCGGTCGCGGAGGTCTCCGGCGGGGAGGGACACCGTGCCCAGTGA